The following are from one region of the Synechococcus sp. CBW1108 genome:
- a CDS encoding LdpA C-terminal domain-containing domain, protein MPEGLEPEAALARGNWVKLICGASNQNLAAIEDLSGIFALAGVHCIDAAADPAVVAAIRRGLAWAGARGSGRPWLMLSLSDGADPHFRKAWFDPRRCPKTCSRPCERVCPALAIGVVATGEPGVLDERCYGCGRCLPACPYHLIEERGQVLAGDGVAPLLAQLRPDAVELHTQPGRGEAFAERVAQLVASGVSLRRVAVSAGLEGTAQSSRQLAAELWQRFGVLRREGMLPLWQLDGRPMSGDVGAGTAAAAVGLAAAVLPLAPPGPVQLAGGTNAHTLLQLAARAPLRRQIAGVAFGGVARRLLQPLLLEAQHRGRPLLADGLLWPQALRLAQGLVNPWLERVQ, encoded by the coding sequence GTGCCTGAAGGCCTGGAGCCGGAAGCGGCCCTGGCCCGGGGCAACTGGGTCAAGCTGATTTGCGGCGCCAGCAACCAGAATCTGGCAGCCATAGAGGATCTCAGCGGCATCTTTGCCCTGGCCGGGGTTCATTGCATCGATGCGGCCGCCGACCCTGCCGTGGTGGCGGCCATCCGTCGCGGCTTGGCCTGGGCTGGGGCCCGGGGCTCTGGAAGGCCCTGGTTGATGCTGAGCCTCAGTGATGGGGCCGATCCCCATTTCCGCAAGGCCTGGTTCGATCCCCGTCGCTGCCCGAAAACCTGTTCCCGCCCCTGCGAACGGGTCTGCCCAGCCCTTGCCATAGGGGTGGTGGCCACTGGGGAACCTGGGGTGCTGGACGAGCGCTGCTACGGCTGCGGCAGGTGTCTACCGGCCTGTCCTTATCACCTGATCGAGGAGCGTGGGCAGGTGTTGGCAGGGGATGGGGTGGCGCCCCTGCTGGCCCAGCTGCGGCCCGATGCGGTGGAGCTCCACACTCAGCCGGGTCGGGGGGAGGCCTTTGCTGAGCGGGTGGCTCAGTTGGTTGCCAGCGGGGTTTCCTTGCGGCGGGTGGCGGTGAGTGCTGGTCTGGAGGGCACGGCCCAGTCGTCGCGCCAGCTGGCTGCGGAGCTCTGGCAACGGTTCGGCGTGCTGCGCAGGGAGGGCATGCTCCCTCTCTGGCAGCTTGATGGCCGGCCGATGAGCGGCGACGTGGGGGCCGGCACGGCCGCTGCGGCCGTCGGCCTGGCCGCGGCCGTGCTGCCCCTGGCACCGCCTGGCCCGGTGCAGCTGGCGGGGGGAACCAACGCCCATACGCTCCTCCAATTGGCGGCCAGGGCCCCATTGCGGCGCCAGATCGCCGGGGTGGCATTTGGGGGGGTGGCCCGTCGGTTGCTGCAACCGCTGCTGCTGGAAGCCCAGCACCGGGGCCGGCCCCTGCTGGCCGATGGGCTGCTCTGGCCCCAGGCCTTGCGGCTGGCCCAGGGCCTGGTCAATCCCTGGTTAGAACGGGTGCAGTGA